In a single window of the Coprothermobacter proteolyticus DSM 5265 genome:
- the purB gene encoding adenylosuccinate lyase, giving the protein MDILSRYRDSSIENIWNEDNRYDLFYEVELAYLKAEAMLGKIPADIPDYLERNRPSFSAEEIENEEKITRHEVVAFINVVSRKLDKYTEYFHRGLTSSDIMDTVFSLQIKQSLRHINALTDETIKVLTEKADQFKHNACAGRTHGVHAEPYFFGLRFLTVAVALKRSLNMLAALEQSIPGKLSGALGIYTNLDPDIESEFLRILGLSALPVSTQIVPRDVYAPVLFYLALEASILDKLAQDMRILQITEIGEAQEEFKRGQAGSSAMPHKRNPVRWERISGLSRVLRSQVNVALENVSLWFERDISHSSTERIVYPLCFDLIAFMLKETKSLVSNSVFDSSRMLANMSNSKNLLYSSRALSLIQQKLGREAAYKRVQDLSRQVLDGEAEDFIEALRSSGLLSEEELQSITDVSDLHAKVDLIYERAAAFLGN; this is encoded by the coding sequence ATGGATATTTTGAGCCGATACCGTGACTCATCTATTGAGAATATTTGGAACGAAGATAACAGGTATGATCTGTTTTACGAAGTGGAATTGGCTTATTTGAAGGCTGAAGCGATGCTGGGAAAAATTCCAGCTGACATCCCAGATTATTTGGAGAGAAACAGGCCATCCTTCAGTGCAGAAGAGATAGAAAATGAAGAAAAGATTACTCGCCATGAAGTAGTCGCATTCATAAATGTAGTAAGTCGTAAACTTGATAAGTACACCGAGTATTTCCACAGAGGGCTTACCTCCTCTGATATCATGGATACGGTCTTTTCTCTTCAGATAAAGCAGTCTTTACGCCACATAAATGCACTCACCGATGAAACCATAAAGGTCTTAACAGAAAAGGCAGATCAGTTCAAACACAACGCGTGCGCCGGTAGGACTCATGGCGTGCACGCAGAGCCTTATTTCTTTGGACTCCGTTTTTTAACTGTTGCTGTGGCTCTCAAAAGGTCATTAAACATGCTTGCTGCTCTTGAGCAGAGCATACCTGGGAAACTATCAGGTGCTCTGGGTATTTACACTAATTTGGACCCGGATATAGAATCGGAATTTCTCAGAATTCTGGGTCTCAGTGCACTTCCAGTTAGTACTCAAATAGTACCTCGTGACGTTTATGCACCCGTGTTGTTCTACTTGGCGCTAGAAGCGAGTATTCTAGATAAGCTTGCTCAGGACATGAGAATTCTTCAGATTACGGAAATAGGTGAAGCCCAAGAGGAATTTAAACGTGGTCAAGCGGGCTCTTCTGCTATGCCGCACAAAAGAAACCCGGTGCGGTGGGAACGTATCTCGGGTCTAAGCCGGGTTTTGCGTTCGCAAGTTAACGTTGCGCTGGAAAATGTTTCATTATGGTTTGAGCGAGATATTTCTCATTCTAGTACTGAAAGAATAGTGTACCCGTTGTGCTTTGATTTGATTGCTTTCATGCTAAAAGAAACCAAATCACTTGTTAGTAATAGTGTTTTTGACAGCTCAAGAATGCTAGCGAACATGTCTAATTCTAAGAACTTGCTTTATTCGTCCAGGGCATTGTCTCTGATTCAACAGAAGCTTGGTAGAGAAGCGGCATATAAGCGTGTTCAGGATTTGTCTAGGCAGGTTTTGGATGGCGAAGCAGAAGACTTCATCGAAGCTCTTCGCTCCTCTGGTTTGCTTTCAGAAGAAGAATTGCAAAGCATAACAGATGTTTCAGATCTTCACGCAAAGGTAGATCTAATTTACGAAAGGGCAGCAGCGTTTTTAGGCAATTGA
- a CDS encoding fumarate hydratase C-terminal domain-containing protein, which translates to MLREKQWYSCRGVIGITRDRGLQTICEEGQHLPGVVFLAGPTLMAAKEAPLGSCGPTSVSRMLPFLEAMNRLGVQLVIAKGVSDGVLETFRRIGLSYGIAVGGAGAFYGTKIKQVLSRKYESLGAEGFFLAEVQDFPFYVCVGGDVDGYFEPIP; encoded by the coding sequence GTGCTTAGAGAAAAGCAGTGGTACAGTTGTAGAGGCGTAATAGGTATAACCAGAGATAGAGGTTTACAGACAATTTGCGAAGAGGGTCAACACCTTCCAGGGGTAGTTTTTTTAGCCGGTCCGACTTTAATGGCTGCGAAAGAAGCGCCATTGGGATCGTGTGGACCTACCAGCGTTAGTAGGATGTTGCCATTTTTAGAGGCTATGAATAGGCTTGGGGTTCAACTAGTCATAGCGAAAGGTGTTAGCGATGGCGTTCTAGAAACTTTTCGGCGTATTGGTCTTTCATATGGTATTGCTGTGGGCGGTGCTGGTGCATTCTACGGTACCAAAATAAAGCAAGTCTTAAGTAGAAAATATGAATCTTTGGGAGCAGAAGGGTTCTTCCTTGCAGAAGTTCAGGATTTTCCATTTTATGTTTGTGTGGGTGGTGATGTAGATGGATATTTTGAGCCGATACCGTGA
- a CDS encoding fumarate hydratase, whose translation MVKDETFLEVLEENLDLSNRLNLPVCQDTGVVTLVVGHDSLTRDELLEIKTAFENCFNDLARPSMLSSPFFGQHPLGRHQVCFLEEVRDKRGLGAVISGAGTETHCFLKVYPGTASWETVVDDLQGWSSKRASLACPPVHFGVAVGGTAAEAVKQSKLSFLFGNNFPTCYEHAYEELVNALRASTVDPLKNGESWAGDVFLRILPTHMSAVPVSMSFMCWPYRAEWIDLGA comes from the coding sequence TTGGTTAAAGATGAAACGTTTCTTGAGGTGCTTGAAGAAAACCTTGACCTAAGTAATAGGTTGAACCTGCCTGTTTGCCAAGATACAGGAGTAGTTACCCTTGTAGTGGGGCATGACTCATTAACGCGAGATGAGTTGTTGGAAATTAAAACTGCTTTTGAAAACTGTTTCAACGATCTTGCACGACCCTCAATGCTTTCTTCACCCTTTTTCGGGCAACATCCGTTAGGGCGACACCAAGTATGCTTTCTTGAGGAAGTCCGTGATAAGAGGGGTTTAGGTGCGGTTATTTCAGGAGCAGGTACGGAAACGCATTGTTTTCTAAAGGTATACCCAGGTACAGCTTCTTGGGAAACAGTAGTTGATGATTTGCAGGGCTGGTCTTCGAAAAGGGCCTCTCTGGCTTGCCCTCCAGTTCATTTTGGCGTGGCTGTAGGCGGTACAGCAGCTGAAGCCGTTAAGCAGTCCAAACTGAGTTTCCTTTTCGGAAACAATTTTCCAACCTGCTATGAGCATGCTTATGAAGAACTTGTCAACGCTCTTAGAGCGAGCACAGTCGACCCGCTAAAAAACGGTGAAAGCTGGGCGGGAGATGTTTTTCTACGGATTCTTCCTACTCATATGTCGGCAGTACCTGTGAGCATGAGCTTTATGTGTTGGCCATATAGAGCGGAGTGGATTGACCTTGGTGCTTAG
- the rpsU gene encoding 30S ribosomal protein S21, producing MAEVKKRENESLDDMLRRFRKEVEKDKILEDFRKHEIYTPKTKKKKKK from the coding sequence ATGGCCGAAGTAAAAAAGCGAGAAAATGAGTCTTTGGATGACATGCTGCGACGGTTTCGTAAAGAAGTAGAAAAGGATAAAATATTGGAGGACTTCAGGAAACACGAGATTTACACGCCGAAGACAAAGAAGAAAAAGAAAAAATAA